A genomic stretch from Ignavibacteriales bacterium includes:
- a CDS encoding VOC family protein, giving the protein MKFEYSPNIALNVKDRDKAGEFYKNVLGMNFVEDKNGDLQFTAGSMNFYFAEGTPGQTFFEFKVDNVKEARELLEKEGCKVTHEYSDKNVMISDPYGMNFHIWEEGAVFD; this is encoded by the coding sequence ATGAAATTCGAGTACAGTCCTAACATTGCATTAAATGTAAAAGACCGCGACAAAGCCGGCGAGTTTTATAAAAATGTGCTGGGGATGAACTTCGTGGAGGATAAGAACGGCGACCTTCAATTTACAGCCGGTTCGATGAATTTTTATTTCGCGGAGGGTACACCCGGTCAGACCTTTTTTGAATTCAAAGTGGATAATGTGAAAGAGGCTCGCGAGCTTCTCGAAAAGGAAGGGTGCAAAGTAACACACGAATACAGCGATAAGAACGTGATGATCTCCGACCCTTACGGAATGAACTTCCATATCTGGGAGGAAGGGGCGGTGTTTGATTGA
- a CDS encoding DinB family protein — protein MVEQIPWIERKFNFNDLHEGLFPDIVERLRGTPARLEESLKGLSEERLSAKPGSKWSIKEEAGHLYDLEDLWSVRLKGLLSDKPEIVPADMTNKKTHEADHNSRSIDELLVQFRTARQELVDNLDKLTEDEVLAFAIHPRLNTKMRVIDLAFFVAEHDDHHLAHITKTKSTL, from the coding sequence ATGGTCGAACAAATTCCCTGGATAGAAAGAAAGTTTAATTTCAATGACCTGCATGAAGGGCTGTTTCCCGATATCGTAGAACGTTTAAGAGGTACGCCTGCGCGTCTCGAAGAATCCTTGAAAGGTCTTTCCGAAGAGCGATTATCCGCAAAACCCGGCAGTAAATGGTCCATAAAGGAAGAGGCCGGGCATCTTTATGACCTGGAGGACCTATGGAGCGTCCGCCTGAAAGGATTGCTCTCCGATAAACCGGAGATAGTTCCTGCAGATATGACAAACAAAAAAACTCACGAAGCAGATCACAATTCACGCAGTATAGACGAACTCCTTGTGCAATTCAGGACGGCACGGCAGGAGCTTGTCGATAATCTAGATAAACTAACCGAGGACGAGGTTCTCGCATTTGCTATTCACCCCCGCTTGAATACAAAGATGCGTGTAATTGACCTTGCCTTTTTTGTCGCTGAGCACGATGACCACCATCTGGCTCACATAACCAAAACAAAATCTACATTATGA
- a CDS encoding GNAT family N-acetyltransferase — MEFLGERKTRKDVKSVVEASLKKGSSAFIFLLYTGDKKPAGVCFFNVCLGVQSGGRYIWINEIFVKEEYRGIGYGKAMLEYLENFAKRKKYVYIAAQRDPKNNNSKMLFNSAKFFEGTVIWMDKKV, encoded by the coding sequence ATGGAATTTCTTGGAGAGAGAAAAACCCGCAAAGACGTGAAGAGTGTTGTTGAAGCCTCTTTGAAGAAGGGTTCTTCGGCATTTATCTTTTTATTGTACACCGGTGATAAAAAACCTGCCGGGGTTTGTTTCTTTAATGTCTGCCTCGGAGTTCAGAGCGGGGGTAGATACATCTGGATAAATGAAATATTCGTAAAAGAAGAATACCGTGGGATAGGTTACGGCAAGGCAATGCTGGAATACCTGGAGAACTTTGCCAAAAGAAAAAAATATGTTTACATTGCCGCTCAAAGAGATCCTAAAAATAACAATTCTAAAATGCTCTTCAATTCTGCTAAATTCTTTGAGGGCACGGTAATATGGATGGATAAAAAAGTCTAA